From Cellulophaga lytica DSM 7489, a single genomic window includes:
- a CDS encoding immunity 49 family protein, translating to MITINDRISDKLKSTDIWIQHISDDERNLKPMGLNFRFLEVDLAVKSINDKDYMQSKLHFYIASLLDKMRVEKFNDTLFDFGLPYIVYPILSDNEILIKTYSKLRYNAWGRMPSMDENVLKGKDAVWCNTVQFFMANDVQGIERNLNIIETLTLSKLPKNKQELKIDYDFYKALLSKDKSKCEELLEQLVSPKIHKKRNTNDVLAQYVSQPALGYAKLAWRLGIEVEVNSPLIPKEILPIEPLDNYEIPYNFLRQE from the coding sequence ATGATAACAATTAACGATAGAATTTCTGATAAATTAAAGAGTACTGATATTTGGATTCAACATATTAGTGATGATGAGAGAAATTTAAAGCCAATGGGTTTGAATTTTAGATTCTTGGAGGTGGACTTAGCTGTCAAATCAATTAATGATAAAGATTATATGCAAAGTAAACTACATTTTTATATAGCATCACTTCTTGACAAAATGAGAGTTGAAAAATTTAATGATACATTATTTGATTTTGGACTTCCTTATATTGTCTACCCTATTTTGAGCGATAATGAAATTTTAATTAAGACGTATTCGAAATTAAGATATAATGCCTGGGGGCGAATGCCCAGTATGGATGAAAACGTGTTAAAAGGAAAAGATGCTGTTTGGTGTAATACAGTCCAATTTTTTATGGCTAATGATGTCCAAGGGATTGAAAGAAATCTAAATATCATTGAAACTTTAACGCTCTCTAAACTACCAAAGAATAAACAAGAATTAAAAATCGATTATGATTTTTATAAAGCTCTTTTGTCAAAAGATAAATCTAAATGTGAGGAACTTTTAGAGCAGTTGGTAAGTCCTAAAATTCATAAGAAAAGAAATACTAATGATGTCTTAGCTCAATATGTTTCGCAACCTGCATTAGGTTATGCAAAATTAGCTTGGCGTTTAGGTATTGAAGTTGAAGTTAACTCTCCACTCATTCCAAAAGAAATATTACCAATTGAGCCTTTAGATAATTATGAAATACCTTATAATTTTTTAAGACAAGAATAA
- a CDS encoding PKD domain-containing protein, with the protein MKSEKLLLTSMLNSKKIALYYCNLIAILLLYTGCTQEQAVPVVIDFEIAIINEDYSIPVTVKVLNKTVGADAYSWSFVGADRESSTDRNPGALVYNNKGEYTIRLDASNKDGSADSKEITFSIDAAVEVAFDAEIQTNNFAPASVVITNNTKGATTYNWTFAGGTPETSTEEQPGTVVFNEPGDHLITLVVGNGKETHQLEKTITVADGLLANFDWEVTFQDDDLQIPVTLTMQNNSTGVLTYNWTFTNATPSTSTEENPTVTFNVEGTQTLTLTVSNGKESKSISKTIELLADTNIRTLTDIKFGINTAHNNNTIGAFYSATTREIYTKEELGAIDGSLIDIVFFGLGEDFTFNKFVSPDDLSTTTFPALANAQNTRIINSQEQCGCSTLLTVVEFDAMVDDSVLSSLSVTETNGGSQHFTDATVPRIVLFTTADGRNGAIKIKEYVKDGQNSYVLTDIKIQKK; encoded by the coding sequence GTGAAATCAGAAAAATTATTATTAACTAGTATGCTTAACTCTAAAAAAATAGCGCTTTACTATTGTAATTTAATTGCAATTTTACTTTTGTATACTGGTTGTACGCAAGAGCAAGCTGTACCAGTAGTTATAGATTTTGAAATTGCTATAATTAATGAAGATTATTCTATACCTGTTACGGTTAAAGTTTTAAACAAAACTGTTGGCGCAGACGCCTACTCTTGGTCTTTTGTAGGAGCGGATAGGGAATCTAGCACAGATAGAAACCCTGGTGCTTTAGTCTACAACAATAAAGGAGAATATACCATACGTTTAGACGCATCAAACAAAGATGGCTCTGCAGATAGTAAAGAAATTACTTTTAGTATAGATGCTGCTGTAGAAGTTGCTTTTGATGCCGAAATACAAACTAATAATTTTGCGCCTGCATCAGTTGTAATAACTAATAACACAAAAGGAGCTACAACTTATAATTGGACGTTTGCAGGTGGTACTCCAGAAACTTCAACAGAGGAACAACCAGGAACAGTAGTTTTTAATGAACCTGGCGATCATCTTATAACATTAGTGGTTGGTAACGGTAAAGAAACCCATCAACTAGAAAAAACAATAACCGTTGCAGATGGGTTATTGGCTAACTTTGATTGGGAAGTTACTTTTCAGGATGATGATCTTCAAATTCCAGTAACCCTTACAATGCAAAACAATAGTACAGGTGTTTTAACCTACAACTGGACCTTTACTAATGCTACACCATCAACTAGTACAGAAGAAAACCCAACTGTTACTTTTAACGTAGAAGGCACACAAACGCTTACGTTAACAGTTTCTAACGGCAAAGAATCAAAATCTATTTCTAAAACTATAGAACTTTTAGCCGATACTAATATTAGAACTTTAACGGATATAAAATTCGGAATTAACACTGCACATAACAACAATACTATAGGTGCTTTTTATTCTGCCACAACCAGAGAAATTTATACTAAAGAAGAACTAGGCGCTATAGATGGCAGCTTAATAGATATTGTATTTTTTGGCTTGGGCGAAGATTTTACTTTTAACAAGTTTGTTTCTCCAGACGATTTAAGTACTACTACGTTTCCTGCATTAGCAAATGCACAAAACACACGTATTATAAATTCTCAAGAACAATGTGGCTGCTCTACATTACTAACTGTAGTAGAGTTTGATGCTATGGTAGACGATAGCGTTTTAAGCAGTTTAAGCGTTACAGAAACAAACGGAGGATCGCAGCATTTTACAGATGCTACAGTACCTAGAATTGTATTGTTTACTACTGCAGATGGTAGAAATGGTGCTATAAAAATAAAAGAATATGTAAAAGACGGACAAAACTCTTACGTACTAACCGATATTAAAATACAGAAAAAATAA